A stretch of the Carassius auratus strain Wakin unplaced genomic scaffold, ASM336829v1 scaf_tig00030410, whole genome shotgun sequence genome encodes the following:
- the LOC113080183 gene encoding GTP-binding protein Rhes-like produces the protein MKFISSAPRAHHKHFSRAHTQSWMHPINIRQICLFSMCPVMEQSVKAAAALQVIQKRSSPGVLLTCKSATQRLGASGFSVSTLSKAGLGILKLATTQLKQQEQKARVVRASSLGQAHPASVDKKSPLDQLAALVLHRNARLPPLANEPHVARPQNCRRIVVLGAPRVGKTSILRRFLRDGFEERYEPTSEDFHRKLYQIRGETYQIDILDASGERSFPAKRRLSILTGDIFLLVFSLDDRSSFEEVRALHAEIVAAKAALHRSKQKACVPTVVCANKVDLPSEQRAVSRTEVLHALGNGCALFETSAKDSVNLEQVFEALARRGGLPLETGPSQHRKVSIRSYQALRAEGGSTAAACEAPCGALFPLARRPSFGTDLRLVLGPKASRKQSKALDKCQIQ, from the exons ATGAA GTTTATAAGCAGCGCGCCGCGAGCGCACCATAAGCACTTCTCCAGAGCGCACACGCAGAGCTGGATGCATCCGATCAATATCAGACAGATCTGCCTGTTTTCAATGTGTCCCGTCATGGAGCAGAGCGTCAAAGCGGCCGCAGCCCTGCAGGTGATCCAGAAGCGCAGCTCGCCCGGCGTCCTGCTCACGTGCAAAAGCGCGACGCAAAGACTCGGCGCGAGCGGGTTCAGCGTCAGCACCCTCTCCAAAGCAGGGCTGGGGATCCTCAAACTGGCCACGACGCAGCTGAAGCAGCAGGAGCAGAAGGCGCGGGTGGTGCGCGCGTCCAGTCTGGGTCAAGCGCACCCCGCGTCCGTCGATAAAAAGTCTCCTCTGGACCAGCTGGCCGCGCTTGTCCTTCACAGGAACGCACGCCTCCCGCCGCTGGCGAACGAGCCGCATGTCGCCAGGCCGCAGAACTGCAGGCGCATCGTGGTGCTCGGCGCACCGCGCGTCGGGAAGACCTCCATCCTGCGCCGCTTCCTGCGCGACGGCTTCGAGGAGCGATACGAGCCCACCAGTGAGGATTTCCACCGGAAACTCTACCAAATCCGCGGGGAGACCTACCAGATAGACATACTGGACGCGTCCGGGGAGAGGAGCTTCCCCGCAAAGAGGAGGCTGTCCATCCTGACCG GTGATATATTCCTGCTCGTCTTCAGTCTCGACGACCGCAGCTCGTTCGAGGAGGTGCGCGCTCTGCACGCAGAGATTGTCGCGGCCAAAGCTGCGCTGCACCGATCCAAACAGAAGGCGTGTGTGCCGACGGTGGTCTGCGCGAACAAGGTGGACTTGCCCTCGGAGCAGCGCGCGGTGTCGCGGACCGAGGTGCTCCACGCGCTCGGGAACGGCTGCGCTCTGTTCGAGACCTCCGCCAAAGACAGCGTCAATCTGGAGCAGGTGTTCGAGGCGCTCGCGCGGCGCGGCGGTCTCCCCCTCGAGACCGGACCCTCGCAGCACCGTAAAGTGTCCATCCGCTCGTACCAGGCGCTGCGGGCGGAGGGCGGGAGCACAGCGGCGGCGTGCGAGGCTCCGTGCGGGGCGCTGTTCCCTCTGGCCCGCAGACCGAGCTTCGGCACCGACCTGCGGCTGGTCCTCGGGCCCAAAGCCAGCAGAAAACAGAGCAAAGCGCTGGACAAGTGTCAGATTCAGTGA